Proteins from one Rhizobium sp. WSM4643 genomic window:
- a CDS encoding TIM barrel protein — MTSIRFALNHMAAPSLAIGDFFALARSLGIDAVEIRNDLSGNAILDGTNPEVIKEAAAEHGLTIISINALQRFNGWNATRAAEARELIDYAGASGAKALVLVPKNDGTGCADSERQANLRQSLAALKPMLEEAGIIGLVEPLGFEICSLRSKTEAAEAIRELGAESSFRLVHDTFHHHLAGEAAIFPELAGLVHISGVSDSSVSVADMRDSHRVLVGGDDRLDNAGQIRALLQAGYQGPFSFEPFAAEVHADKDPAGALRASMDYLSARV, encoded by the coding sequence ATGACGTCGATCCGTTTTGCGCTCAACCATATGGCCGCGCCGTCGCTGGCCATCGGCGATTTCTTCGCGCTGGCCCGATCGCTCGGCATCGATGCCGTCGAGATCCGCAATGATCTTTCCGGCAACGCCATCCTCGACGGCACCAATCCCGAGGTGATCAAGGAGGCGGCCGCCGAGCACGGCCTGACGATCATCTCGATCAATGCCCTGCAGCGCTTCAATGGATGGAACGCGACGAGAGCCGCCGAAGCGCGGGAACTGATCGATTATGCCGGCGCGTCGGGCGCCAAGGCGCTCGTCCTCGTTCCGAAGAACGACGGCACCGGCTGCGCTGATAGCGAGCGGCAGGCCAACCTGCGCCAGTCTCTGGCCGCGCTGAAGCCGATGCTGGAGGAAGCTGGCATCATCGGTCTCGTCGAGCCGCTCGGCTTCGAGATCTGCTCACTGCGCTCGAAGACCGAGGCGGCCGAGGCAATCAGGGAGCTCGGCGCGGAATCGAGCTTCAGGCTTGTCCACGACACCTTCCACCATCACCTTGCCGGCGAAGCGGCGATTTTCCCTGAGCTGGCCGGCCTCGTCCACATTTCCGGGGTCAGCGATTCTTCCGTTTCCGTTGCCGACATGCGCGATTCCCATCGCGTGCTCGTGGGCGGCGACGACCGGCTCGACAATGCCGGGCAGATCAGGGCGCTGCTGCAGGCGGGCTATCAGGGTCCGTTCTCCTTTGAACCCTTTGCAGCGGAAGTTCATGCGGA
- a CDS encoding MocE family 2Fe-2S type ferredoxin produces the protein MSGNWIQVCDKGEIDEEDVIRFDHDGRTFAVYRSPDDEFFATDGLCTHEHIHLADGLVMDEIIECPKHNGRFNYKTGEAKGAPVCVNLKIYPVKIEDGAVFISL, from the coding sequence ATGAGCGGAAACTGGATCCAGGTCTGCGACAAGGGCGAGATCGACGAAGAGGATGTCATCCGCTTCGATCACGACGGGCGCACCTTCGCGGTCTATCGCAGCCCGGACGACGAATTCTTCGCCACCGACGGGCTCTGCACGCATGAACATATCCATCTCGCCGACGGACTTGTCATGGATGAGATCATCGAATGTCCAAAGCATAACGGCCGCTTCAACTACAAGACGGGCGAAGCCAAGGGTGCACCGGTCTGCGTCAATCTCAAGATCTATCCGGTCAAGATCGAAGACGGTGCCGTCTTCATCTCGCTCTGA
- a CDS encoding LacI family DNA-binding transcriptional regulator: protein MRRPTISDLARASGVSVATVDRVLNARHRVREETARRVYDAAQSIGYHAVGLIKQRVFEDLPQYRLAFLLQKPMQPFYQSFVREIETAARALTSARIQTQIDFPSAATPAAIVEKIKALGARNQAVALVGPDYPAVTTAVEELKERGIPVFSLLSDLATGVRDAYVGINNRKVGRTAAWTIARTAHKPGKVACFVGSHRFHGHELREIGFRSYFRENAPDFDVVDTLINLETAEITHEATLTLLQKHPDLVGLYVCGGGMEGAISAFREEGVGGKIVLVVNELTPDSKAGLADDIVAMAIGTPLPALCKELMVLMVGAIENGETAVPGQLFLPFEIHISENI from the coding sequence ATGCGCCGTCCCACCATCTCCGATCTCGCCCGCGCCTCCGGCGTCAGTGTCGCCACCGTCGACCGCGTTCTCAACGCTCGCCACCGCGTGCGCGAGGAAACGGCGCGACGGGTCTATGATGCAGCGCAGTCGATCGGCTATCACGCCGTCGGCCTGATCAAGCAGCGCGTCTTCGAAGATCTGCCGCAATACAGGCTCGCATTCCTGCTGCAGAAGCCGATGCAGCCCTTCTATCAGAGCTTCGTGCGTGAGATCGAAACCGCAGCGCGCGCGTTGACGTCTGCGCGCATCCAGACGCAAATCGACTTTCCGTCAGCCGCGACTCCGGCAGCAATCGTCGAAAAGATCAAGGCGCTCGGTGCTCGCAACCAGGCCGTTGCTCTCGTTGGCCCGGATTATCCGGCGGTGACGACGGCGGTCGAGGAGTTGAAGGAGCGCGGCATTCCGGTGTTCTCGCTGCTCTCCGACCTCGCCACGGGCGTGCGCGACGCCTATGTCGGCATCAACAACCGCAAGGTCGGGCGCACCGCCGCCTGGACGATTGCGCGTACGGCGCACAAGCCCGGCAAGGTCGCCTGTTTCGTCGGCAGTCACCGCTTTCATGGCCATGAACTCAGAGAAATCGGCTTCCGCTCCTATTTTCGCGAGAATGCGCCTGATTTCGACGTCGTCGACACGCTGATCAATCTCGAGACCGCCGAGATCACCCACGAAGCGACGTTGACACTGCTGCAAAAACATCCCGATCTCGTCGGCCTCTATGTCTGCGGCGGCGGCATGGAGGGAGCAATTTCGGCATTCCGCGAAGAAGGTGTCGGCGGCAAGATCGTCCTGGTGGTCAACGAACTGACGCCCGACAGCAAAGCCGGCCTTGCGGACGATATCGTCGCCATGGCGATCGGCACCCCCCTGCCCGCTCTCTGTAAGGAGTTGATGGTGCTGATGGTAGGCGCCATCGAAAACGGTGAAACGGCTGTTCCCGGGCAACTCTTCCTGCCTTTCGAAATTCATATTTCGGAGAACATCTAA
- a CDS encoding fatty acid desaturase family protein gives MATQTKKRDYDLLGESGRTAIETGLAAAEWYHTDIPRKEMKALMQRSDAPAIRDTIIWLGAMAIFAGLGIYFWGSWVAVPFFLAYGVLYGSATDSRWHECGHGTAFKTRWMNDVVYQIACFMIMRNPVTWRWSHARHHTDTVIVGRDPEIAVMRPPDLFRVVLNFFGILDAWHAIVDMLRNAFGGVSAAEKTFIPEMEQPKAIRIARIWLAIYLVTIATAIAMGSILPLVLIGLPRLYGAWHHVLTGLLQHGGLADNVIDHRLNSRTVYMNPISRFIYWNMNYHVEHHMFPMVPYHALPKLHAMIKHDLPAPNPSIWSGYREMVPAFLRQLRNEDYFLKRDLPATARPYREEFHNELAPAAQ, from the coding sequence ATGGCGACCCAGACGAAGAAACGTGACTACGACCTTCTCGGCGAAAGCGGCCGCACCGCCATCGAGACGGGGCTGGCGGCAGCCGAATGGTATCACACCGACATTCCGCGCAAGGAGATGAAGGCGCTGATGCAGCGCTCCGATGCGCCGGCGATCCGCGACACGATCATCTGGCTCGGCGCCATGGCAATCTTTGCCGGGCTCGGCATCTATTTCTGGGGCTCGTGGGTGGCCGTGCCCTTCTTCCTCGCCTATGGCGTGCTCTACGGCTCGGCCACCGACAGCCGCTGGCACGAATGCGGTCACGGCACCGCCTTCAAGACGCGCTGGATGAACGATGTCGTCTATCAGATCGCCTGCTTCATGATCATGCGCAACCCGGTGACATGGCGCTGGAGCCATGCGCGCCATCATACCGATACGGTGATCGTTGGCCGTGATCCCGAGATCGCCGTGATGCGGCCGCCGGATCTCTTCCGGGTGGTGCTTAATTTCTTCGGCATCCTCGATGCCTGGCACGCGATCGTCGATATGCTGCGCAATGCCTTCGGCGGCGTCAGCGCGGCGGAAAAGACCTTCATTCCCGAGATGGAGCAGCCGAAGGCGATCCGCATTGCCCGCATCTGGTTGGCGATCTATCTGGTGACGATCGCAACCGCAATCGCCATGGGCTCGATCCTGCCGCTGGTGCTCATCGGCCTGCCGCGCCTCTATGGCGCCTGGCACCATGTGCTAACCGGACTGCTGCAGCATGGCGGCCTTGCCGACAATGTCATCGATCATCGGTTGAACAGCCGTACGGTCTACATGAACCCGATCAGCCGCTTCATCTACTGGAACATGAACTACCACGTCGAACATCACATGTTTCCGATGGTGCCCTACCACGCGCTGCCCAAGCTGCACGCGATGATCAAACACGACCTGCCGGCGCCGAACCCGTCGATCTGGTCCGGCTATCGCGAGATGGTCCCGGCCTTCCTGCGCCAGCTGCGCAACGAGGATTATTTCCTGAAGCGCGACCTGCCGGCCACCGCGCGGCCCTATCGCGAGGAATTCCACAACGAGCTGGCCCCGGCCGCGCAATAA